The Weissella confusa DNA window GGTACTGGGAAGTAATCGACGATATGGTTATTGAGATGCTCATCAGATGTGATGGGCTCATTCTCATCCATAATGGGCATCATGGTTTTATTTGGTTCGTGTAGTCCAAGTGCCTTGATGCCTTCTGGTGTGACGTCGATAGCGCGCGGCTTATCAGGGTCTTTGTGAATGTATCCTTTCTTTTCCAAGCGGCTTAAGTGGCCGTGAACCGTTGAAGATGATGAAAGACCAACGCCCTCACCGATTTCACGAACAGTTGGCGGATACCCTTTTTCGAGTTGTTTCTCGTAAACAAAACGGAGGATCGCAATTTGATTACTTTCTTTTTCGGCCATAAGCTGAAGGACCTCCTAATTCGAATATATTACTATCTATTTTACTTTTAATTCGGGTGGAAATAAAGTAGGGGCAGGAATGGAATTGAAGTTTATTTTTAAAAAATCAGGATTTTCGGTAAGGGTTTTTGGTAGAATGAAATGGTTAGTGAAAAATGCAATTAATTCTGAGGCGGGAAAATGATAAAAAAGAAAAATGTTGTTTTAAAAATTGTGGTCATATTATTTATTAGCGCTGGTTGGGTAATGGCAAATTCGATTTCTAAAACCGGGGATCCTTTTGCTGGTATTATGAACAGCGACCTAATTTTTGGTAATGTATTTTTGTTCCTGTTTATGACGATTGTGATATCTGGGATAATCTACGCTTTAGAACAACTATATAAAAAGCGATTTACTTATCTTGAAGGTGATTTTCCATGGTGGAAGGTTTGGGCGCTGCTTTTAATTTTTTGGGCGCCATATGTGATGCTGGCATTTCCAGGAGTGGTTGGTTGGGATGGTGCGGATCAATTAAATGCTTTTTTCCAAGTGGACATGCCTAAACAGGCTATTCACTTTTATGGAACAAATTATAATTTTCCAAATCAGCAATTCTATTTAACAAATCATCATCCTTTTATGTCTAGCTTATTTTTGGCGACTCTTTTTTCATTAGGAAAAACAGTGTTCCAAAATGCAAATGGGGCTATTGCGACCGTGGTGTTAGGTCAATATATTTTGATGAGCTTAAGTATTACGTATTTAATAATGGCTATAAAAAAATGGCAAAAGGCATTTTTGAGATTGACACTTTTCTTTTTTGCGTTATTTCCCGTATTTCCGTTGGTTGTAGTTAATGTTAATAAGA harbors:
- the lexA gene encoding transcriptional repressor LexA; its protein translation is MAEKESNQIAILRFVYEKQLEKGYPPTVREIGEGVGLSSSSTVHGHLSRLEKKGYIHKDPDKPRAIDVTPEGIKALGLHEPNKTMMPIMDENEPITSDEHLNNHIVDYFPVPDDLIRFEGDLFMIRNRGNAMINIGILDGDYMIVRRQNDADNGDIVVAKPDNGQTQIKRFFREASQYRLQPENDNHEPVITTDITILGKVVGLYRDSIY
- a CDS encoding DUF6020 family protein translates to MIKKKNVVLKIVVILFISAGWVMANSISKTGDPFAGIMNSDLIFGNVFLFLFMTIVISGIIYALEQLYKKRFTYLEGDFPWWKVWALLLIFWAPYVMLAFPGVVGWDGADQLNAFFQVDMPKQAIHFYGTNYNFPNQQFYLTNHHPFMSSLFLATLFSLGKTVFQNANGAIATVVLGQYILMSLSITYLIMAIKKWQKAFLRLTLFFFALFPVFPLVVVNVNKTALLLAIYALFIGSLLRVISSENKNHIVSFTAATTILLLVRNDTIILLIVLLLMVPILKLPLKKYIYLPLSRLLFLLGGIRLCYPQLKFFPRSLSKHWQFQVSKLHIH